From Patescibacteria group bacterium:
TAATAAAAAACAAACTTCCCAGATTTTGCGCTTAGCATTTTGAAGTTTGAATTTTAGCTTTATTTTTGTTTCAGTTTGATACCCGTATTGGGATGGCTTCTGCTGTCACCGGTTTGTATTCGACGGTATAAGTCAGCGCTTTCTCTTTGTTGGTTTTTCCCTGGGATTTTACCTCGATAACGTTTACGCCTTTTTGTAATTTGTATTCAGTTGCAAACTGGCCATCTGAAGAAACCTGAATCTGGTCTTTGTTAACATAAACTTTTGCGCTTGTATCGGTAACACCGGTAATTTCTATCACATCTTTATCAAACACGGCATTATCGTTCGGCGATATTACCTGAAGTTCCGGTGCGCCTGCAAATCCATAAACCTGATAAACAATGTATCCAAATACTGCAATTATGAATGTACTGATCAAAACAGGAACAAAAAGGCGTGGCGTTAAGAGAAATTTCATTTCCTTTATATTTCTTTGCGGCAGGATATTTCCCTCTTCTTTCGAAAATCTGATATTTTTTTCTTTTTGGTACTTTTCAAGTATTTTTTTCTCGTCTAATCCTAAATATTTTGCATAACGCAAAACAAAACCTTTGGTGTAAGCATCGGCCGGCAAATTCTTCCAATCATCTTCCTCGAGAGCTTCCAAAAACTTGCCGCGAATTTTGGTTTCCATTTCAGCATCAAGCAGAGAAATCTTTTTGCGCGCTCTTGCGCGCTTGAGTTTCTGCCCAAGTGTTGGGTCTGTTTTAATTTTTCGAAGTGAAAATCCGGCAGTCATTTCTTAAGTCCGTAGTTAGTAGCCCTTAGTGAAAATTCAAAAAGCAAAATTATTGATTTTGTTTGTTTCTGACACTTTGTTTTGGTGTTTTATATTTCGGGAAAAGTTGTAATTCTAATCGTGGATTTATCGGTGCCAAATCAGTGGAATAAATTATTGGTCGTTCTCATCAAATTATTAATGGTAAAAGTTGTTATATTCATCCTTGTCATCCGGAACATCGTCGCCTGACGGAATGAAACCTTCCGAGCCCGTATCAGAAACCAGAACGTCTCTGGGTTTGGCACCATCGGCCGGCCCGATTGCCCCGTTTTCTTCCAGAATATCTAGAAGCCGTGCAGCCCTAGCATACCCTATTCGAAGCCGTCTTTGCAAAAGTGAAGCCGAAGCCTTGCCTGCTTGCATCACAACTTTAAGCGCATCATCATACAAATCGTCCTCGGCTGAACCATCACCAAATGCGCCGCTTGACCCTTTGGACGATTTAAATTGCAATATTGTGTCATCATAATCAGGCGGGCTCAATTCTTTCAAAAAATCAACCAAGTCATTGATTTCTTTATCAGACACGAAACAACCTTGAATACGGCGTGGCTTTGTGAGTCCATTGCCGACAAACAGCATGTCGCCGTTGCCAAGTAGTTTTTCCGCGCCGGACATATCAAGAATCGTGCGCGAATCAACTTGTGAAGCAGTAGCAAAGGCAATTCGGCAAGTAATATTTGCCTTGATCAAACCTGTTAGAACATCAACGGATGGGCGCTGCGTTGCAACAATCAAGTGCATCCCGGTTGCTCGCGCCATTTGTGCCAGGCGGACGATCGAACCCTCAACCTCGTTGGCTGAAGTCGCCATAAGATCCGCTAACTCGTCGATAACAATGACAATATAAGGTAACTTTCCTTCTGGGCCGGGGCTCTCATTATAAGCAGTGATATTCCTCTTCCCTAATTCTGAAAACATTTTGTAACGGCGTTCCATTTCCCAAATTGCCCACTTTAAGGCAGACACCGTTTTGCCGACCTCGGTCACAACTGGCGTCAAAAGATGTGGAATATCATTGTAGTTTGTAAGTTCAACTCTCTTTGGGTCAACCATTAGCAGTTTCAGGTCGTTTGGCGAATTATGGAAAAGAAACGTCGTAATGATTGTATTGATACAGACCGATTTGCCCGAACCGGTAGCACCAGCGATTAAGACATGGGGCATTTTTTCAAGGTCAACAGCATATGAGGTACCGGCCACATCTCGCCCAAGGGCAATGGTTAGCTTTGACTTAACTGCCTTGAATTCTTGCGAGACCATCACCTCTTTCAATGTAACTTTTGCCGGCACTTTGTTCGGATTCTCGATGCCGACAGAGGATTTGCCGGGAATCGGTGCTTCCATACGAAGGCTCTTGGATGCTAGGGCGAGCGCCAAGTCGTTGGCGCGAGCAGTAATCTGATTTAACTTCACGCCCTCAACCGGCTTAAAAGTGTACTGCGTGACCGTTGGGCCAATATTGACTTCCCCCATTACTATGTCAATTCCAAAGTTTTTGAGTGTTTTTTGAATAACTTCAACATTTTTCTGAATATTGCCCGGATTGGCAACGTCGTCAGAGTCCTTTAAAATTTCAACCGGCGGATACTGCCAGCTCATATCTCTGGCAACAATTCTTGGTTCTGCCTCAATCACCGGTGCCTTCGCCACCCCCTCTCGCGGTTTCTTCATCGATGCTAGCTTGTTTCTTAGTGTCTTAAAAACCGAAACCCGGTTTCCACGATTTACCTTAACATCATCGTCGTCTTCCTTGTTTCCTTTCGCACTCTCCCAGCCAAATAACTGAGTGAATGAAATATTAAAAATCATCATCAGCGCAATAACGTCTAGTGCAAATGTGATAAGAAAAGATGCAAACAAACCGACGCCCTTTCGAAGCGGATCAGAGATCATATAACCCAAAATCCCTCCGCCAGAACCCGCAAATGCGGCCTCTCGAGTGTCTAAAAGCGGGATAAAAAGATGAAGTGTTGCAGATAAAAATATGATCAACAGGATAAACCCGATGAACCTAGAAACCCTTTGCTTGTCGCGATTCGGAAATAAAAGGAGCACGCCGAACCAAAAAATAATTATTGGGAAAACATAGCCAGGAAAACTTCCAAAGATTTTGCGTATTATATGCGCTACCGAACTGCCAAAATTTCCCGCCATTTCAAAATAACCCAAAAGTATGACTACAGCAAAAATAAGGACTAGAATGGCAAAAATTTCCCGCCAGGTGCCAGCTCCAAGGCCAAGGGTAAAATCAAAGACAAAATCACCCCAATCATTTTCTTTCTGATACCACTTTGGATGCTTCTGCTTGTGTTTCGGATACTTCCGTTTGCGACCCACAATCCCCTCCGGGGTAAATTACAAATTACAAGAAACAAATCACAAATAATATCCAATCAGCAATTTCCAATCTCGATACCTTTAGTTGGAATTAATTTGATATTTGGAATTTGTCATTTGTAATTTGATTTCATTATATCTCCATTGAACACAATGCGCAATAAATGGTATCTTTAGTTTTAATCCGCTCTACGATAGCGGCAACCTAGAACCGGAAAGGACAGACTATGTTACCGTATCTTACGGTTTTGCTAGTAGCCGTAGTTGTGGTAGCAGTTGCAGTAACACTCGTGCGGTCAAGGAATATTGCCGCATTCGCAGACAAGGCTGTTGCAGACCTTGCGTCGGGATCATGCGAGATCCGCTTCAGGCGGATCGAGCACACAATCGACGGCCATCATAGAGGAGTGCTGCTTATGATGTGCCTTCACGAACCGGTCGAGCGCTTTACGCGTCTTTCGATTATGCGTCGCGTTAGGGTTGTTGTTGAAGTCGAGGGAGAATTCCCCTATCGTTGCACGCCCTACAAAATGGAACTCTCAGTGCGCGATGCCGACCTCGCTGGTGTTGCATACCTAACGCTAAGGGGCAAAACCCCTCTTTGGGTTGTCGATCCAGTCTGGAAGCATACGTTCGCAGTGCTCGTGCCCGAAAGCTTGCAACCAGGAGGGTCGGAGAAATTTATAACCCGAATAAGGGTAACTCTACCAACCTGGCCGAGTAAGCGTAAACTCGAGCTAACAATTCCTTAAGCCGCCCAGAACCGCGAACGCCACCCCGGTCGGGGTGGCGTTTCCACGTTAAATTGCTATTTTGTTTTCCCTGCGGACTAAGGACTACTCACTACTATCTAGTCCTAAACCTCAATAACTACAAGGATGACCACCCCACTTCGCCAAGGCTACGCGGGGCAAGACTCATTTCAGAGCAAGAGTCGATAATAGATAATCGTTGTGCATTATACCTCGATCACTACAGGGATGACCATTGGCCTTCGTTCTGTCTCCGTATATAGGAACTCTCCCATGTCGTCGCGGATTTTCTGCTTGATCAGATTCCAGTCGGGCTGGGTTTTGGCTTCGGTGTGTTTGGCAAAAAGCCGTTTGATCTCAGCACGGGATTTGTGCACCAGCTGTTCGTTTTCACGCATATAGATGAAGCCG
This genomic window contains:
- a CDS encoding DNA translocase FtsK, with protein sequence MGRKRKYPKHKQKHPKWYQKENDWGDFVFDFTLGLGAGTWREIFAILVLIFAVVILLGYFEMAGNFGSSVAHIIRKIFGSFPGYVFPIIIFWFGVLLLFPNRDKQRVSRFIGFILLIIFLSATLHLFIPLLDTREAAFAGSGGGILGYMISDPLRKGVGLFASFLITFALDVIALMMIFNISFTQLFGWESAKGNKEDDDDVKVNRGNRVSVFKTLRNKLASMKKPREGVAKAPVIEAEPRIVARDMSWQYPPVEILKDSDDVANPGNIQKNVEVIQKTLKNFGIDIVMGEVNIGPTVTQYTFKPVEGVKLNQITARANDLALALASKSLRMEAPIPGKSSVGIENPNKVPAKVTLKEVMVSQEFKAVKSKLTIALGRDVAGTSYAVDLEKMPHVLIAGATGSGKSVCINTIITTFLFHNSPNDLKLLMVDPKRVELTNYNDIPHLLTPVVTEVGKTVSALKWAIWEMERRYKMFSELGKRNITAYNESPGPEGKLPYIVIVIDELADLMATSANEVEGSIVRLAQMARATGMHLIVATQRPSVDVLTGLIKANITCRIAFATASQVDSRTILDMSGAEKLLGNGDMLFVGNGLTKPRRIQGCFVSDKEINDLVDFLKELSPPDYDDTILQFKSSKGSSGAFGDGSAEDDLYDDALKVVMQAGKASASLLQRRLRIGYARAARLLDILEENGAIGPADGAKPRDVLVSDTGSEGFIPSGDDVPDDKDEYNNFYH
- a CDS encoding helix-turn-helix domain-containing protein; the encoded protein is MTAGFSLRKIKTDPTLGQKLKRARARKKISLLDAEMETKIRGKFLEALEEDDWKNLPADAYTKGFVLRYAKYLGLDEKKILEKYQKEKNIRFSKEEGNILPQRNIKEMKFLLTPRLFVPVLISTFIIAVFGYIVYQVYGFAGAPELQVISPNDNAVFDKDVIEITGVTDTSAKVYVNKDQIQVSSDGQFATEYKLQKGVNVIEVKSQGKTNKEKALTYTVEYKPVTAEAIPIRVSN